From a region of the Pseudomonas fulva 12-X genome:
- a CDS encoding DUF3649 domain-containing protein, which produces MKKGSMAAYRWSVVSRVLAAALGGYALASALTVLLALIWPLPKSQAVLAATMLSFTLYAVAVIWVFSVRSATRAWLGMLIPTGVAALTCWALQAGGAG; this is translated from the coding sequence ATGAAGAAGGGTTCGATGGCCGCCTATCGCTGGTCGGTCGTCTCGCGGGTACTGGCGGCAGCATTGGGCGGCTATGCACTGGCCTCGGCGTTGACCGTGCTGCTGGCGCTGATCTGGCCGCTGCCGAAAAGCCAGGCCGTGCTGGCCGCCACCATGCTCAGCTTCACCCTGTATGCCGTGGCGGTGATCTGGGTGTTCAGCGTACGCAGCGCGACCCGCGCCTGGCTGGGCATGCTGATCCCGACCGGCGTGGCCGCGCTGACGTGCTGGGCACTGCAGGCGGGAGGCGCGGGATGA